The sequence GGCTGTGCAATGGCAATTGGTTCTTCGCTTGTAATCGGCCATATTATTATTATGAATATTTATTACTACCGAAAGCAAAATATTGATATCCCGGCGTTTTGGAAAGAAATTGGAAAAATGGCTGTTACTCCGGTTGTGTTAGGAGGAATTACCTACATAATTCTTCAGTATATCGAGCTAAATACAATCTTCAGTCTGGCAGCCGGAATAGTTCTTTTCTCTACAGTTTACATTCCCGTGTTTTGGCTTATCTCAATGAATAATTACGAGCGCAATTTATTGTATCAACCATTAATAAAAGTGAAGCAAAAAGTTTTTTCCGGGAGAAGCGGAAGATACAATTAACCAAATTAAACAAACCCTATGGCTGGAATTAAAGAAAAAATAAGACATATTTTACCCCCTAAAATTCTGTATTATTACTACTTGCGATCGGCAAGAAAGGCTTGTATGCCCGATCTGAAGCGTCGTGTGCACGATAAAGTTTACAATAATTCGAAAGAAGAAAAGGTAAAACGGAATTTAACGCTTGAGTACCATATTATTGAAAAAGGCTTAACAATGCCCGAACCACGTCCCGGATTTGGGAAAGCTATAGTTTTAAGCTTGGGCAATACCATTTTTAAATACGATAGCCTTGGTCTTTCCTGGCAGGAGCTGGAGTTTAAACAATCGGTATCTGTATTAAAAGAGTATAAGGCATTTCACCAAGCCATTAATTTTACGTTGGATGAAGACGTAAAAAAAGTACTCGATAAGGTTGAAAGTAAATTTAAAAGCATAACTGGCGTTCATCAAATACATATTAGCCGGGAAGAGTATTTTAACGCTATTAATAAACCATTCGATAAGTTTTGTCGGTCACGTTATTCCGTCCGCAATTATATAAGCGAGGTTATTCCTGAAGATGTTTTACTGCAATGTATTGATCTCGCACAAAAATCACCATCGTTTTGTAACCGTCAACCCAGCCGCGTTCATATTGTAAAATCGCCTGAAAAAAAGGAACAGGTTCTGGCCATTCAAAACGGTAACCGTGGTTTTGGTCACTTGGCCGAAACCTTGTTGGTAATTAGTTCAATCATATCTACAACCAAAGATATTCACGAGCGTAACGAAAATCATCTGAACGGCGGAATGTTTGCAATGACATTGCTAAATGCCTTGCATCTGCATAAAATAGGAGCTTGCTCGTTAAACTGGAGCGTATCGGAAGACCGCGAACAAAAGATGCGCAAGATTATTGATCTTGCCGACAATGAAATTCCATTAATGATTATTTCATGTGGTTATTTACCCGATAGTATTGCCATTGCCTCATCGCCACGAAAACCGGCAAAGGAAATTACCCGGATTCACAACTAAAAGAGTGTACCATGAAAATTGGAATTGTATCATTACCATTTAACTGGAACTACGGAGGGATACTGCAAACGTGGGCATTGCAGCAGGTGCTTGCTGATTTGGGGCACGAGGGAGTTACCATAAACAGGAATACTGTTCTTATGCCGTTAAAAATGAAAATTCTTTCGTTTACACGGCGATTGATCTTAACGATATTGGGTAAAAAGGTGGTTGTAAGAACGTGGCCAACAAAAAAAGAGGAAAAAATAATCCGGCAACATACCGACCGCTTTATTGCCGAAAACGTTACTACCACTCATTTATTTAAGTCGGAAAAAGACTTTTCAAAACTAAATGATTACAAGTTCAATGCATACATTGTAGGAAGCGATCAGGTTTGGCGCCCCAAATATTCACCCAATCTTGAAAATCATTTTCTGGGATTTTTACCTGAAAGCATGAACGTGAAACGTATAGCTTATGCCGCTTCGTTTGGTGTCGACAATTGGGAATTTAGTTCCACCCAAACAAGTTCGTGTGCACGTTTGGTGCACTTGTTCGATGGCATTTCTGTTCGCGAAGATTCGGCTGTAGAATTATGCAAAGAACACTTTGGTGTTATGGCCGAACATGTGCTTGACCCAACTTTGCTAGTTGATGCTGAGAAATATGTTGAGCTGGTAAAAAAAGACAAGGTGGCAAAAATGCCGGGAACCTTGTTTAATTACGTTTTAGATATTACCGACGAGAAAAAGCAATTTATAGATGATGCTTCTGCTAAACTGGGATTAAAAGCATTCTCTTCAACGGCTGCAGGAGAGTTTCGGATGTTAGGAAAAAAACGACTGGAGGAATGTGTTTTTCCCCCGATAACACAATGGATAAGAAGTTTTATGGATGCCGAATTTGTGATTACAGATTCGTTTCACGGAACAGCTTTTTCAATCATTTTTAACAAACCATTTATCGCAATTGGTAACAAAAAACGTGGTATTTCCCGTTTTTCTTCATTGCTGAAACTGTTTGGACTGGAAGATAGGCTTATTTATGATTTTGGAGAAGACGCATTACAAAAAGTTTCGGAACCTATGGATTATACAACGGTAAATGAAAAACTGATGAAAAAAAGAGCAGAGTCGATTCGTTTTCTTAAAATGAATTTGACTACTGATTAAAGATATGGCAGGAACGTTTGATAAACGATATGGCAGTGAATTACTGAAGAATCCGATTTATATGTCGGGCCTTATTGTTGTTGTTATTAGTTTAGGCTTGGTAACAGCAAAAGGCGGATTGGTATCGGGGATTGGAATTCTTGCTATGCCGTTTTTAATCAGCTATCTGTATATCGTATTTATGATGCCCAAAGTTGGTATCATTGCCATTTATTTATTAAATTTTACTGCCATTGGTTTATCGCGGTACCTGCAGGGAGTGCCGTTTGGATTAAGTATAGATGGCAATTTTCTGCTGATTTATGCTGCCCTGTTTTTTTCCAATTTCTTTAAAAAAGTTCCGTGGAAGAATGCGAAAAACGATTTGGTGCTGCTGTCGGTTATCTGGTATGGTTATGCGCTTTTTCAGCTCGTAAATCCTGAGGCAATAAGCCGCGTTGCATGGTTTTATGCTATGCGCGGTGTTGCGTTGTATATGCTGTTTACTTTGCCCCTAATTTTTATTCTATTCAATACGAAAAAAGATCTCGACCAATTTCTGAAAATTTGGGCAATTATGTCTATCCTGGGCACCCTGAAAGGAATAATGCAAAAATTTATGGGTGTAGATGCCTGGGAACAGGCGTGGCTTGATGCCGGAAGTGCAAGTACTCACCTGCTTTTTGGAAAACTTCGGGTATTCTCTTTTTATTCAGATGCCGGACAATTTGGTGCTGCACAAGGACATGTAGGTGTGGTTTTTATGATTTTAGGGCTAAGTGAAAAACGATCGAAAAAACTGAAAATATTCTACTTTATTACCGCTATTCTTGGTTTGTATGGTTTGATGATTTCCGGTACCCGTGGAGCGATGGCAGTGCCGGTAATGGGATTTGCCATGTATATTATTCTAAAGAAAAACATAAAAATTATGGTTTTAGGCGGACTGATGGGAGTAGCAGTCCTCGTATTTTTTAAATACACTACGATTGGCCAAAGTAATTATTCAATTGCCCGGATGCGAACAGCTTTTAATCCAACCGAAGATGCTTCGTACCAGGTAAGACGCGCTAACCAACGTAAATTGAGTGCTTATATGGCATCGAGGCCATTTGGCGGAGGAATTGGTTCGGCCGGAAACTGGGGACTCCGATTTACGCCACATACCTTTTTAGCCAATACACCAACCGATAGCTGGTATGTAATGATATGGGCCGAGCAGGGAGTAATCGGGCTGGCTTTACATCTGTTTATCCTACTTTACATTCTTTTTAAAAGCATGTACCTGATTCTTTTTAAAGTAAAAGACAAGGAAATAAATGCTATAATGTGCGCATTGGCCAGTGGTTATTTTGGAATTATGGTTGCATCGTACGGAAACGGGGTGCTTGGACAAATGCCAACAGGAATAATGATTTATTCCAGCATGGCTTTTCTGTTTCTTGGGCCAAAACTCGAAAAAGATAAGCTAAAGGTTCAAGACGAAATTGGTAATGAATTAAAACAAAACTAAATACTATTCACTATGTATTACAGAAACATTGCAGACCTTAATCAAACAATTTTGAATCGCCTGAATATTCTGCCTCGCGATTTCGATTTAATTGTTGGTATTCCTCGCAGTGGAATGTTGCCGGCTAATTTGCTTGCGCTTTATTTAAATAAGCCTTATACCGATATCGATTCGTTTTTAAACGGACATATATACAAAGCCGGTGAACGTGGCCAGTTTTTCGATAAGGCCGATATGAAGAAGGTGCTTGTTGTTGATGATAGCATTGCATCGGGTTCAGCCTTGCAAAAAAGCCGCAAGCGTTTGGAGGAAATGGAAAAGAAATTTGAAATCAGTTATTGTGTTATTTACCTGGTTCCGGGAAAAGAAAAAATGGTTGATTACTATTTCGAGGCAGTACCACTTCCAAGGTATTTTCAATGGAATGTATTTAATCACACGTCGCTTGAAAAGGCCTGTTTTGATATTGACGGGGTGTTATGTGTCGATCCTACCGAAGAACAAAACGACGACGGCCCAATTTATACCGACTTTGTTTTAAACGCTCCGCCACTGTACATTCCGGGGGCAAAAATAGGAACGATTGTTACTTCGCGACTTGAAAAGTACCGGAAAGAAACAGAAGCCTGGCTGGAAAAACACAATGTAAAATACAACGAGCTGGTAATGCTCGATCTTCCGAATAAGGAAGCACGGCAGAAAGCAAATAGCCATGCTCAACACAAAGCAAAAACATACCAGTCGAAACCATATGTGCTTTTCATTGAAAGCTCGTTATCACAGGCCAACGAGATTAACAGAATCACAAAAAAACCGGTACTGTGCACCGAAAATTTTGAAATGATTTTTGAGGCTCAATCGCTGGCATACAATTTTAAAAGCGGGAAGTATTTTCCGTGGTTGCGCGAAATTGCTTTGAAAGTGAGAAATAAGTACCGACAAATGAAAGCCTCGTAACTGCTGGTCTTTAAAATTGCGCGGAAGAAATAAAAAGTAGAATTATGGACAACAACAAAAATATAGTTTGCATATCAAACACCACATGGGAAGGTTTTTATACAAAATCAACGGTGCAATTGATGTCGCTTTTGGCCAAAACAAATAAAGTGCTGTTTGTTGAATATCCGTTTACCATTAAAGATTTAATTGTTTCGTTGCTCGGAAAAGCAAATGCGCCTGTGAGTAGAATGCTTGGTCTTAAACCGCGCATGGTTAAAAAGAACAGCACTTTTAATACCGCTGTTTATCAACTTATTGTTCCTCCGATGTTGCCATTTGCCGCTTTTAAGCAAAACGGAATCTACAATCTTTTACTTAAAATCAATTCGCTTATTTATGCACGTTCTGTCAGAAGGGCTTTGAAAAAACTTAAAATGGCCGACGATACCATTTGTGTTAACGCTTATAATTCAATATACGGAACAAAGTTGCTGGGCAAATTCAATGAAAAATTACATGTATTCTATTGTTACGATGGTCCGGATGTTTTGCGTTACGGCCAGCGGGCAAAAACAGCCGATGAGAAATTGGCCCGCGATGCTGACGGACTGATTGTAACCTCCGATTTTTTAGCCGAAACAATGAAACATTTGAACCCGAACGTTACGGTGGTGAAAAATGGTGTTGATTTTAAGCTGTTTAATGTAAAAGCAAAAAAAGAACCTCGTTCAGGGAAAAGCAAAAAAGTTGGTTATATCGGAAGTATCGATCATCGTTTTGATAAAGAAACTGTTGAATATGCCATTCAGCAATTACCGGAATACGAGTTTGAATTTGTGGGCGACCAAATGAATAAAACAGTTGCCGATCAGCTGGATAAATACCCTAATGTAACATTCTATCCACCGGTAAAAGCTCACGAGGTGCCCGAACTGTTGCAAGGTTGCGATGTGGGTTTAATACCTTATTTACAAACAGATTATACGAAAAATATTTATCCGCTGAAAATCAACGAATACTTATCGGTTGGCGTACCGGTTGTACTTACTGCATTTGCCGATATTCCGGATTTTAAGGATGTGGCACACTTTGCAAAAACCAAAGAAGAGTTTCTTGATGCGATAGTGAATGAGGTTGAAAATGATAGCCCCGAGCGTATTAAAGAACGCATTGAGTTTGCAGAAAAAACATCGTGGGAACATCGTGCAGTTCTTTTTGATGAAATACTGGAGAGTTATTTGGCCGAAAAAGAAAAAAACTAAGGAAAGATGGAGATACTAAAACTACTTATTACAATTATCGAATATGTGTTTTTCATATATTTTGGATTTGCTGCACTATACGTTTTGCTGTTTGCTGCAGCAGGTTTATTTCCACACCGGAATAAAAAACCAGGCCTAACAAGCACCCGGAAGTTTGCAGTGCTTATTCCCGGTTACAAAGAAGATGCAGTTATTGTAGAAGTAGCGCGTGAAGCATTAAAACAGGATTATCCGCAGGCATCTTATGATGTGGTTATTATTGCCGATTCTTTCAAAAAAGAGACCTTGCAGGCACTGGCCGAACTTCCGGTAAAAGTTATTGAAGTTTCTTTTGAGGTGAGCACAAAATCAAAAGCATTGAACAAAGCCATGCAGGAACTTGGAGACGATTATGATGTGGCTCTTATTCTTGATGCGGATAATATGATGGCTCCTGATTTTATTAGCAAGGTTAATCAGGCTTTTGATAATGGTTTTAGCGTGGTGCAGGGACATCGTGTTGCTAAAAATACGAATACATCGTTTGCTGTGCTCGATGCAATCAGCGAAGAGGTAAACAATCATATCTTTCGAAAAGGCCACCGGGTACTTGGTTTTTCATCAGCTTTAATTGGTTCGGGAATGGCATTCGATTATATGTTTTTTAAAAATACGATGGCCAATGTTAAAGCAATCGGTGGTTTTGATAAAGAGCTGGAATTAAAATTGTTAAAAGGGAAAAATAAAATTGAGTACTTACCCGATGCCATTGTTTTAGATGAAAAAGTACAAAAATCAGAAGTATTCCAAAAACAACGAAAACGCTGGTTGTCTGCACAATTTGTTTATTTCGGCAGGTACTTCTTTCCGGGGCTTTATCATCTGTTTTTTAAAGGCAACCTCGATTTTTTCGATAAGGTTTACCAAATGGTTTCACCTCCGCGCATACTGTTGGTAGGCTTGGTAACATTGCTAACAGCCTTCTATACAATTGTTGCTTTCATTTTTCCTCAGAATGATTTCTTACAACTTTCCGTTCAGCAATGGTTGCCTGTTTTTGCAGCTGTAGTTGTTGCTTTCTTATTTAGCATCCCCCGTAAATTCTATAAAAAAGAAACTTTAATTGCCATACTCTCGCTACCAAAGGCTTTTGCTTTAATGTTTCTGTCCTTGTTTAAACTCAAGGGGGCAAACAAAAAATTTATTCATACCGAACATGGTGTAACTAACAACTAAGTTTATGAAAATAGGAATAGAAGGACAACGACTTTACCGGAAGAAAAAACATGGGATGGACATGGTTGCACTGGAATTGATTAAAAACCTGCAACTAATTGATAAAGAAAATGATTATGTGGTTTTTGTAAAGCCCGATGAGGACAATGCGTGTATTCCGCAAGCCCCTAATTTTAAAATTGTTGAACTAAGTGGCGGGCCGTATCCAACGTGGGAGCAATTTGCTTTGCCACACGCTGCTCGGCAGGAAGGATGCGATGTACTGCATTGCACCAGCAATACCGGGCCAATCTTTTCAAAAGTCCCGTTAATCACTATTCTGCACGATATTATTTATCTTGAAAGTGTCAGTATTTTCAAAAAGGCAGGAACCTGGTATCAGAAAATCGGGAATTTATACCGACGCTGGATTGTTCCGCTCGTGGTACGAAAAAGTAAACGGGTAGTTACCGTATCGAATTTTGAAAAGGAGCGCATAAAGAACTTTTTGAAGCTCGATAATTTGGTTGCCATTTACAACGGAGTTGGAGAACATTTTCGGAAAATTGACGACACCGAAATTCTTAACAGTGCTAAAGAAAAGTACAATCTGCCGGATAATTTTTTGTTCTTTTTGGGTAATACCGATCCGAAGAAAAATACACCCAATGTGCTTAAAGCTTTTGCCGATTTTAATCGCGACAGTGCCATTAAATATAAATTAGTAATGCTCGACTATGAGGAAAATGCACTTCAGAAAATTTTAAACGACATTGGTTGCCCTGATATGCGAAAGGATATTCATTTAACCGGTTATGTTGTTAATACTGATTTGCCGGCCATAATAAATCAATGCAAAGTTTTTCTTTATCCATCACTTCGCGAAAGTTTTGGAATTCCAATTCTTGAAGGAATGGCCTGCGGAGTCCCGGTAATTACCTCAAATACTTCATCGATGCCCGAAATTGCGGGTGATGCAGCTTATATTGTAAACCCAAAAAATTCGGATGAAATTGTACAGGGGATTAAAAGTATTTTGGCTGACAATAAACTTCGCACAAAACTGATTGAAAGCGGTTTGGAACGTGCTAAAAATTTCTCGTGGAAAGCAATGGCTGAGAACAATTTGAAACTTTACAAAGAAGTAGTTGAAGAGATAAATACAGAGGATAAAACAAAATAACCTTTAATAGAATAGCTATGAGTACCTTGGAGATCATTTTTTGGATATCATTATTTATAATTTTCTATTCGTATCTCGGATATGGGATATTGTTGTTTTTCATTATAAAAATCCGTCGTGTTTTGGGGCTCTCAAAACCTTATACCGAGAATGAAGATTACGAGCCGGAAGTAACACTTTTTGTGGCTGCCTATAACGAAAAAGATTATATCGACGAAAAGGTTAAAAACTCATTCAGTTTAAACTATCCGCAAGAAAAAGTGCGCCATGTTTGGGTAACCGATGGATCGGATGATGGAACACCGGATATTTTAAGGAAATACGATGGGGTAGAAGTGTATCATGAAGATGCTCGTGGCGGAAAAATTGGTGCCATGAACCGGGGAATGAAATTTGTTAAAACGCCAATTGTAATTTTTTCTGATGGAAATACTACACTCGGGAAAGAGTCGATTCAGGAAATTGTTAACCTTTTCAAAGATCCGAAGGTTGGATGTGTATCGGGCGAAAAACGTATTGTAAACAAAGATGCCGATGCAGCAGCAGGTGCCGGCGAAGGAATTTACTGGAAATACGAATCGACACTAAAAAAATGGGATGCCGAATTGTATTCGGTTGTGGGGGCCGCCGGAGAATTGTTTGCCATAAGAACCGAATTGTGGCAGGAAGTGGAGAAAGATACTCTGCTGGATGATTTTATTATCTCACTAAGGGTTGCAATGTCGGGGTATACCATTCAGTATAATCCCGAAGCTTATGCCATTGAAACGGCTTCGGCAAATGTAAAAGAGGAGTTAAAACGAAAAATACGAATATCGGCAGGTGGAATTCAGTCTGTTGTTCGCCTTCGCTCGCTGTTAAATGTTTTTAAATACGGAACGCTTTCGTTTCAGTATATTTCGCATCGCGTATTGCGTTGGACTTTAACCCCGCTACTATTACTTTGTATCATACCGATTAATTTCCTTATCGCCAATCAGGCAGGAATGAATGTGGCGAATATTTACACCTTACTTTTTTATGGTCAGGTACTATTTTATCTGGCTGCATTGCTTGGCTGGTTTCTCGAAAACCGTAAGATTAAAATTAAACTCTTATTTATACCGTACTACTTTTTTATCATGAATTTATCGGTTTATTTAGGCTTTGTTCGCTACTTAAAAGGAAGTCAGTCAGTTAATTGGGCGCGGGCAAAACGAGGGGCGTAGCAGCAGGAAATAAGTTTGTGTGAAATTATCTTAACTGAAAATCAGCATTTTCCTCCCAAATTTCAGAACTAATATGGTTTTTGGACTAATTCTAATTTGTATTTTAGACATGTATTTATGTTTACTAAGTATAACACGTGCTGAAAATTCAAACTATGCTGTCCAAATTCTACTACGAATATTTATCGCTTAAAAGACCGGTAATTAAAATTAGTTGTTTTCTTACCGCTTTTTTATTCTCATTTTCTGCTTTTGCACAAACCGACAACACCGATAAAAAGTATATAATCGATGAAAGCTCATCGTATTACGTAAACCTTGAAACGTGGGAAGATGCGCCGGGCGCAGGAGATACTATTTTTGTTTCGCATGAAAGAACGAAACCAATTCGTTTCCAGTTTATAACAGGCGAGCAAAATAATCCGGTTGTAATTATAAACGATGGTGGGCAGGTAAATATTTCCAGCGAAACGGTTTGGGGAGCAATTGTTTTCGAAAATTGCAGGTACATAAAAATAGTTGGTAGCGGCGATGAGCATTATAAGTATGGTTTTAAGTTGGCAGCTCAAAGTTGCGGATTGGCTTTTGCTGAACTTAGTTCGGATTGTGAAGCGGGTTTCATTAAAATAAGCCACGATGGATTTTTTGGGATTATGGCCAAGAAAGACTACGGCGGAAATCCTCCTGCTCCAATCCCTCAGTTTAAAAATTTGCTTATCCACGATTGTTTTGTAGAAAATGTAACAGAAGGAATGTACTTGGGCGAAACAAAAAGCCCGGGAATGAAATTCAGGCATGTTCGTATTTACAATAACATTGTGCGGAATACGGGACGAGAGTCGATACAAATAGCCAACATGGTTGAAGATGTTGAAATTTTTAATAACACCCTGCTTGATGCCGGACAGGATGAAGAAAACCAACAAAACAATATTTTACAGATTGGCGATAACTCAGTAGCAAAAGTGTATAACAATATTATGCTTCGTGCACCCGGGTGCGGTTTAATCTCTTTTGGTATGGGAGATAATTCTTACTACAACAACTACATGGGGAACTGTAAAGGTATTTTTGTTGATAACCGACTGTTTACCGATGAAAGTAAACCGATTGAAATTACCGCAAACTATTTTACCAATAATGTTGACAGGGGATGGATTATTCGTAATATGAATGAGTACAACAACTTTTATATTGCCAATAATCTGTACGATGCAGATTTCTCATTTTACCATAACGATTCGGGAAACGATGAAAATTATATTCTTGAAAATAATGTAAATACGAGTATCGCTCCTTTAACATTCACAAACGAAACTGAAAATGATTATTCCATAGGAATTGGAAATCCTGCGGCATATCAAAACCTGGGAGCACCGGGCGGCCCCGAGTTTTTTGGTATTGATGAAAATGAAACTCCTGAATCAGAACAAATAATTCTTGTGCCTGAAATGATTGTTGATTTAGTTGAAGGTGGAAGTTATTGGAGTGCCGATTACCTGGTTGACGAACAGGATATGACTCCGGAAAATGATTTGCATCCGGTAAGTCAGTCATGGAAACCATTCTGGAATATGGATAAAGGACCTTACCATATTTATGTTGATTTGGGTCTTGAATATAACGTAACGCAGATTGCTTTTCACGATATGTACAATACCAAAAACCTTGAAGTTGCCATTGGCGAACCGGGTAATTGGGAGTATTTATTTACCGAAAATTGCGATAAATATAAAAAATGGAAAAACCATAACACCAATGTGCAAACCCGTTACATTCGGTTAAGCATGACAGAAAGTGTATTTGCTGCGGTTAATGAATTGGCTATTTATGGTTATCCCTTGCAAGAAGCAGAGGCACCGCAAATTGTATTAAACAGTAGTATGATTGTTGACGAAGTTGTGAATGGAAGTTTGTGGTCGGCTGATTATTTGGTTGACGAGCAGGATTCAACGCCTGAGATAGGAGCGCATCCTGTGAGCCAATCGTGGAAACCATATTGGAATATGAATAATGCTCCATATCACATTTATTTTG comes from uncultured Draconibacterium sp. and encodes:
- a CDS encoding glycosyltransferase family 2 protein — its product is MSTLEIIFWISLFIIFYSYLGYGILLFFIIKIRRVLGLSKPYTENEDYEPEVTLFVAAYNEKDYIDEKVKNSFSLNYPQEKVRHVWVTDGSDDGTPDILRKYDGVEVYHEDARGGKIGAMNRGMKFVKTPIVIFSDGNTTLGKESIQEIVNLFKDPKVGCVSGEKRIVNKDADAAAGAGEGIYWKYESTLKKWDAELYSVVGAAGELFAIRTELWQEVEKDTLLDDFIISLRVAMSGYTIQYNPEAYAIETASANVKEELKRKIRISAGGIQSVVRLRSLLNVFKYGTLSFQYISHRVLRWTLTPLLLLCIIPINFLIANQAGMNVANIYTLLFYGQVLFYLAALLGWFLENRKIKIKLLFIPYYFFIMNLSVYLGFVRYLKGSQSVNWARAKRGA
- a CDS encoding glycosyltransferase family 2 protein is translated as MEILKLLITIIEYVFFIYFGFAALYVLLFAAAGLFPHRNKKPGLTSTRKFAVLIPGYKEDAVIVEVAREALKQDYPQASYDVVIIADSFKKETLQALAELPVKVIEVSFEVSTKSKALNKAMQELGDDYDVALILDADNMMAPDFISKVNQAFDNGFSVVQGHRVAKNTNTSFAVLDAISEEVNNHIFRKGHRVLGFSSALIGSGMAFDYMFFKNTMANVKAIGGFDKELELKLLKGKNKIEYLPDAIVLDEKVQKSEVFQKQRKRWLSAQFVYFGRYFFPGLYHLFFKGNLDFFDKVYQMVSPPRILLVGLVTLLTAFYTIVAFIFPQNDFLQLSVQQWLPVFAAVVVAFLFSIPRKFYKKETLIAILSLPKAFALMFLSLFKLKGANKKFIHTEHGVTNN
- a CDS encoding glycosyltransferase family 1 protein, which translates into the protein MKIGIEGQRLYRKKKHGMDMVALELIKNLQLIDKENDYVVFVKPDEDNACIPQAPNFKIVELSGGPYPTWEQFALPHAARQEGCDVLHCTSNTGPIFSKVPLITILHDIIYLESVSIFKKAGTWYQKIGNLYRRWIVPLVVRKSKRVVTVSNFEKERIKNFLKLDNLVAIYNGVGEHFRKIDDTEILNSAKEKYNLPDNFLFFLGNTDPKKNTPNVLKAFADFNRDSAIKYKLVMLDYEENALQKILNDIGCPDMRKDIHLTGYVVNTDLPAIINQCKVFLYPSLRESFGIPILEGMACGVPVITSNTSSMPEIAGDAAYIVNPKNSDEIVQGIKSILADNKLRTKLIESGLERAKNFSWKAMAENNLKLYKEVVEEINTEDKTK
- a CDS encoding polysaccharide pyruvyl transferase family protein — its product is MKIGIVSLPFNWNYGGILQTWALQQVLADLGHEGVTINRNTVLMPLKMKILSFTRRLILTILGKKVVVRTWPTKKEEKIIRQHTDRFIAENVTTTHLFKSEKDFSKLNDYKFNAYIVGSDQVWRPKYSPNLENHFLGFLPESMNVKRIAYAASFGVDNWEFSSTQTSSCARLVHLFDGISVREDSAVELCKEHFGVMAEHVLDPTLLVDAEKYVELVKKDKVAKMPGTLFNYVLDITDEKKQFIDDASAKLGLKAFSSTAAGEFRMLGKKRLEECVFPPITQWIRSFMDAEFVITDSFHGTAFSIIFNKPFIAIGNKKRGISRFSSLLKLFGLEDRLIYDFGEDALQKVSEPMDYTTVNEKLMKKRAESIRFLKMNLTTD
- a CDS encoding phosphoribosyltransferase family protein produces the protein MYYRNIADLNQTILNRLNILPRDFDLIVGIPRSGMLPANLLALYLNKPYTDIDSFLNGHIYKAGERGQFFDKADMKKVLVVDDSIASGSALQKSRKRLEEMEKKFEISYCVIYLVPGKEKMVDYYFEAVPLPRYFQWNVFNHTSLEKACFDIDGVLCVDPTEEQNDDGPIYTDFVLNAPPLYIPGAKIGTIVTSRLEKYRKETEAWLEKHNVKYNELVMLDLPNKEARQKANSHAQHKAKTYQSKPYVLFIESSLSQANEINRITKKPVLCTENFEMIFEAQSLAYNFKSGKYFPWLREIALKVRNKYRQMKAS
- a CDS encoding nitroreductase family protein, with the translated sequence MAGIKEKIRHILPPKILYYYYLRSARKACMPDLKRRVHDKVYNNSKEEKVKRNLTLEYHIIEKGLTMPEPRPGFGKAIVLSLGNTIFKYDSLGLSWQELEFKQSVSVLKEYKAFHQAINFTLDEDVKKVLDKVESKFKSITGVHQIHISREEYFNAINKPFDKFCRSRYSVRNYISEVIPEDVLLQCIDLAQKSPSFCNRQPSRVHIVKSPEKKEQVLAIQNGNRGFGHLAETLLVISSIISTTKDIHERNENHLNGGMFAMTLLNALHLHKIGACSLNWSVSEDREQKMRKIIDLADNEIPLMIISCGYLPDSIAIASSPRKPAKEITRIHN
- a CDS encoding glycosyltransferase, whose protein sequence is MDNNKNIVCISNTTWEGFYTKSTVQLMSLLAKTNKVLFVEYPFTIKDLIVSLLGKANAPVSRMLGLKPRMVKKNSTFNTAVYQLIVPPMLPFAAFKQNGIYNLLLKINSLIYARSVRRALKKLKMADDTICVNAYNSIYGTKLLGKFNEKLHVFYCYDGPDVLRYGQRAKTADEKLARDADGLIVTSDFLAETMKHLNPNVTVVKNGVDFKLFNVKAKKEPRSGKSKKVGYIGSIDHRFDKETVEYAIQQLPEYEFEFVGDQMNKTVADQLDKYPNVTFYPPVKAHEVPELLQGCDVGLIPYLQTDYTKNIYPLKINEYLSVGVPVVLTAFADIPDFKDVAHFAKTKEEFLDAIVNEVENDSPERIKERIEFAEKTSWEHRAVLFDEILESYLAEKEKN
- a CDS encoding O-antigen ligase family protein gives rise to the protein MAGTFDKRYGSELLKNPIYMSGLIVVVISLGLVTAKGGLVSGIGILAMPFLISYLYIVFMMPKVGIIAIYLLNFTAIGLSRYLQGVPFGLSIDGNFLLIYAALFFSNFFKKVPWKNAKNDLVLLSVIWYGYALFQLVNPEAISRVAWFYAMRGVALYMLFTLPLIFILFNTKKDLDQFLKIWAIMSILGTLKGIMQKFMGVDAWEQAWLDAGSASTHLLFGKLRVFSFYSDAGQFGAAQGHVGVVFMILGLSEKRSKKLKIFYFITAILGLYGLMISGTRGAMAVPVMGFAMYIILKKNIKIMVLGGLMGVAVLVFFKYTTIGQSNYSIARMRTAFNPTEDASYQVRRANQRKLSAYMASRPFGGGIGSAGNWGLRFTPHTFLANTPTDSWYVMIWAEQGVIGLALHLFILLYILFKSMYLILFKVKDKEINAIMCALASGYFGIMVASYGNGVLGQMPTGIMIYSSMAFLFLGPKLEKDKLKVQDEIGNELKQN